A segment of the Trifolium pratense cultivar HEN17-A07 linkage group LG7, ARS_RC_1.1, whole genome shotgun sequence genome:
CTCAATATTCATGTTGACTAGATATTGACATAAATAACCTTAACAATATCATACCAGAATATTCACCAAATAGATATTCTTTTATTCGTGCCGATATATTGGTTTGTATTAGTTcttatgtaaaaaatattttggtaaACACTCATATACTATAGAATTCGAATATCTTTTATCCCCgcttttatgtttaattattttgaagtaaatttaaaattttaattaattttgaagtgaatttaaaattttaattaattttgacatgAGATGCCATCATACCCAACATAACTTGAGTGTAGCAAAGATTTCTCATAAATTGGGTGAGTATGTGGAAGCAAGTTGAGGATTTAAAATTCCAACTTTTTTAGTACCTCAAAACTACATCTATCATttgcaacatttttttttgtcaaatgatCTTGTGATTAGAATTCCACCGAAAGGTAAATAAGTAGAGTGTTTAGTGTTCGAATCTACATTCTTGTATTTATATAATATGATGTCCCTATCGTTGGGTCATGTGAGCAGTGGCGAAACCAGGATTTTATTTTAGGGTGGGccgttaaaaaatttataatatataaattaaataaaaaatattatattgcatataaaaatttaagtcataataagcaataatttaaaaattaaaacattaaattacATATCTGAAAATAATACTATACATTTGCCAAATGATCgacttgaaatcatcaataataattaTTGCTTGCATaattcaacaataaaaaaattctagaTTGAAATTTATTCactaattataaatataagataaccatcgatgaaattgaaaatatttgtttttaaaattatgtgaattgatatatcatattaaaagcattaattttaaaattaggtCTTTACATCATGGTCTAAGAAgattgatttaataaaaaaaaaactaaaacataacGCAAAAACTAACAAAGGTATGGTTAGAACCCATGACCTTCAAATGTCCTAACAATTTTAGGCACTTAAACCTCTACCACTAGCCTATCACTTCCCTTTTGGATCATTTTTccttcataaaaatatatagtattataaATATGTGATTTTATAAAAACCACAAGGGTATTTTAGTCATTTCCTATTTTTCAGGGGAGGGCCGCGGCCCACCTCAGCCCTCCCCTAGTTCCGCCACTGCATGTGAGGGAACGTTATTGGATTGGATTAATATATTGAGCTAAGAGCAATCACAAAACGACTTTGACACCACAATAGCCGATGAGGGGAGTCTCACTGGGTTCGATCACACATCGGAATAAGAGTAACCACATAAGTGATTTTTGACACCACATTTTCACCAAAAATCACATTAAGTTATGAGTCTTTTCACTTATATGTTGGTTCTAACCAATGTGAAACTTTTTAACTCACATTTGATAAATCTCAACACCTAACAACTGAATTAagctcacaaataccatccgttaaaaaaatattttgggaCTAGATTAAAACTCAATTAAAAATTAAGGTAACAACTAATGGAATGAGTTTGACTTTCTAATCTTAAGAACAAAATCCAAATCTTCTTGAAAATGGTGGTATCATAATAATTGGTGTCACTTTAAttaattgtaatttttcttAGTCATTTTTTTTCGGATTACCCTTactcaattttttgttaaaatatcaCTATGAAAACATTAATTCTAATTCTACTTCAAATTAATGATGATGCTAACATGGttttattgatattgataaTTATTGATATATGTAGGTCCTAAGTGAGGTAAGAAGGTTGGTGGAGAAATACAAGAATGAAGAAATAAGCATAACAATAACAGGACACAGTTTAGGTGCTGCAATTGCAACACTAAATGCAATAGACATTGTTACAAATGGTTACAACAAACCAATTGATCAATCTCATAAGGCATCACTAGTTACATCAATTGTTTTTGcaagtccaagagttggtgacATAAACTTTCAAAAGGTTTTTTCTAGCTACAAAGATCTTTCATCGTTACGCATTCGAAACGAGTTAGATATTGTACCAAATTACCCTTTCATTGGATATTCAGATGTTGGTGAAGAATTAAAAATTGATACAACAAAATCTATGTATTTAAAGAGTCCAGGAAATCCATTAAGTTGGCATAATTTGGAAGCTTATTTGCATGGTGTAGCTGGAACACAAGGGATTAAAAGAGGTTTTAAACTTGAGGTTAATCGTGATATTGCACTTGTGAATAAGTCTTTGGATGCTTTAAAAGTTGAATATCTTGTGCCAGTGTCATGGAGAGTTGTGGAGAATAAGGGTATGGTTCAACAATTAGATGGTTCTTGGAAGCTTATGGATCATGAGGATGATGACTTTTAATTAATATGTCCTTGATATAATTGAGAGTTTATTCATGTTCATtgtgattaattatttttttagtttaaggTTGTTGTCATTTTGTAATGTTGCGTGTTTAAATCACTTTAGAAAAAATATGTCTTacaatcattattttttctaaaagaatTGACTTCTAAGTATGGAAGTgtgaaaataaatattcatggatatgttaattaaaaacaaaatcataaatatGTATCAATGAATGTGATTTTTAGTAGGATTGATTTTGCCATCTAAAATGATTTAGCAGCGCAACTTGTTGTCAGTCTATCTTTTATCCAGGTGTAATACCCCATTAAGTAGTGAACTCAGAAAACACAAATtttggaagaagaaaaatgtaAATTGAATTCGCAACTTAAGTaatgaatattataaaataagtgTAAATGAAGGGTGAAAGATacacaaatattatattttataagatttgcATTCTAAGATGCAAACTGTTTTTTCCtaatttttgctatttacatACTCACATTCTATGTTGCGAGGTGGTAAAATAAGGTTGGGTTCAGATGAAAGACTCGAAAGTGCAAAAAGAAgaactcaaaataaaataagattttCTTTTGCCATCCTACTACTTCTCTCGCGCGCCCTACAAATTTACCAAATTAGTCTCATCCGCTAGTTAAGTAGCGGACACCTCCGAAAACACCCTACTTTTATAGCgcccgctacttaagtagaggacaatatttttctaaaaatcttgttaaaaaaatatttttctaaatattCTCATCTTTATAAtatccactacttaagtagcggaagggtaaaacagaagtagcggaagggtaaaaCGGGAAACGCGTAGGGCGCGAGAGTAACCGGTAGAGTGACAAAAGAAGATCTAAAATACTCCCtctgatcctatatataagaaacactttactttttagattcatcgtagaataaatatatttaaactatattattgtttagatacattaattccacaatgaatctaaaaagtttaactttttcttatatacaaGACCGGGAGTAATATAAGAAGCGAAGgttaaatgatttaataaaaagccCAATAGAAAATATTGGGCCGGGTCCGATAAAACATTTATATAAGAAATTTCACGCTAAACCATATCTTCTTCTgaaatttttagggtttttgctATTGTGTGCTTTCCTTGTTCCTCCGCCATCTTCGGCCAGCCACCATGGTTAGTTCCTTTTCCGTTTCAGATCTCAATCTGTGTTTCCTGCTTTGTtcttatgtttttcatttttcatttgttcATGTTTTTCCTCGTTCcagtaaaatgaaaatatttttggatCTCATTTTATAAAGCTTCATTTGCTAGCTTATTCGTTTGAGAGAATCGATTCTATATGATTAATCAATTTTGTCATTTTCAAGAAGTGATAAATGACGTACTGAAATAAGCATTTTATAAATCTGTTCCAATTTATTGCATGAGTGTATATGATTTGGTTTTGGTGATTAATGTTTGTTACTCTGTTTGTGATTTGTATAGGTTCTTCAAAATGATATTGATTTGTTAAACCCACCAGCTGAGCTTGAGAAGAGAAAGCACAAGCTCAAACGTCTTGTTCAATCACCAAACTCTTTCTTCATGGTATTGTTTATATGCTTTATCATTAATCCttcatttgaattttgaattacaACTATGTTAATTTTTTCTGTTAAGAATGTTTAGTGATCTTggtttcattattttattgCAGGATGTAAAATGTCAGGGTTGTTTCAACATGTAAGTTGGATTGGTTCTACATATTGTTATTGTTTCCAAATAGCTTCATTGTATGTTtatatttgcttatatatattattatcttGGATGCAGAACAACTGTCTTTAGCCACTCTCAGACTGTTGTCGTGTGCGGCAACTGTCAGACCGTCTTGTGCCAGCCAACAGGTGGACGTGCAAGGCTTACAGAAGGTTGCTCTTTTAGGAAGAAGGGAGATTAAATGGTGTGTCATCTTTTCATTGTGTCAATAATCGGAGAGTTTCACTTCTTGGAATTAAGATAGAATCAATGTCTTTTCATGTTTTAGTTTTgatgtattaatttttgttaagaTGTAAGACTTGATGCCACAATCTTATCCAAGACTTTAATCTTAGCATTTCAATTTACTATTGGGCATCTGGTTATGGTAgatgtttggtttttttttggtatcaTGTTATCATATTATTACTGAATATTTATTGGTTTAATGTATGTTTCttcgtttttatttttgtttatgcaGTATTTGATATATGCTTTTGTTCTTGGTGTGGTATTTGTGTCCACTCTTttctattgttattgttgtgttattttttttgtatattttgttgtttaacAATGTGCGCCTAAGGCCGAGCGCTTCCCTCTTTAGTTAGGGGTGGCGTGGTATTTCCACGAGATAGGGTATTCTTTGTGGCACACTTTTAGTGTGTAGGCGCAAATCAATTCACTTTTAGTGAAGGGCTTCTTGGCTGCTTACCTGCTGTAGCCATTAGCAGGTTGAGCGAAAGATTTGCCCTACATGTCTTAAACTTATTCCTTAAAAAGTTAGTAAACATTTTTGGTGTTTTGTGTTTTCATTGCTGACATTAATTacattcatgatttttttcttttttgacaattaCATTCATGATTTGTTAAATGCTATACCTAGtcatttaaaataaatcattatgTCATATGTATCTGTAAAAGCTGTTATGATTTTTAggtcaaaataattgttttccAACAGTTAGCATGTTATTAGGTGTATCCATTTGATTTGCAAATAATTGATTTAGTATAAAATGGTGTGTCCGTTTAGCTCTATGATTTACAGTTCAAGTTTAGAACCAAACCATGAAAAGTTTTATATAACTCGATTTTTCTGCTCAATTGCGTTGCTAGTTTGCAACACATGCAGATTTGAATGATGCAAAAAGCTAATACGATACTATTTGTAACACtcattgaaataattttaaagatGATATACAGGTGGAAGAATATATAACACTCAAagcccatttagttaaattTGCATGAAACTTTGAAAACAAGTACGTAAGAATACAATTTTTCTACACAAACAAATATATATCGATGATGGAAATAGGTATAAGGAGTACTAGTaattagaggtgggaataggctaggccgagctaggctttgccaagcctgagcctggcctgtcaaaaaatcgaaggtctgagcctggcctgtggcctatcataggcttaaattctaggcctgagcctggcctttggcctgttagcctgtttaaaagcctatttcatatgaacatatttaaataaataattatatttattttgaaatatacttatgaactaataaaataatgttccattcgatattttagacaatttgactatatatgtcatcatatttcaattctaatttataataatacatttatatatgttaaaaactaatgtagattaataaacttaaattacttaaaaagttaatagatttataatttaatcaaagtataaattttaatatataaataataatcgtaataaaaatattattcatgttaacttaaataggccggcctagtaggcctcaaaggcttttttaacgGCCTGCGGCCTGatctttttagctaaataggcttataaaaaagcattgacctgctctatttaaagaaataggctggcctggcctgagcctatgtaggctaggccatgtaggccggcctggcctgttcccacctctactaGTAATGAGTTGCAAGTATACGAATGCACTAACTCAAAGCGATTATGTTTTATTGATAAGCTCTTAAACATTAAAGCTTCTCATAGTTATTGTCGGCAATCTTAAAGCAAGTGCAAATTCAGTTTTGTAGGAATTAATGTTAGCTTGGCAGAAGAATAAGCTATTAAATTAAGGTTAGTTTTCGTATTTGAATCTTTCTCCCAATATTTTGAGAAGGATCATCACAAACAGTCACACCAGATTTACCACAAGATTCCGATATATTCTAGTTATAATACGATTTGTCACCTCTAATACGATTGCCTTTTGAAAGaatgatcatttcatcaaaaGCTTTCGAATGTCATGAACATCATGCatgtttttttatcaataaactTTTACCCCATATGGAAAATATGTTAAATTAAAGAGATAATTACACCCCTCAAGGTCTCTTAAAATAACACTAACCTTAACCTTCCTTTCTAATTTTTAAGTAGACACTAACCTTCCTTATTTAGTTTTCTAATCGTCGCATACCTCCCCTGCTTCTTGACGTCATTTGTTTTCcgttaaaagaagaaattgagaCACAACCATTTCACTCATTGCAGTCTGCACACAGtataaaaaggagaaaaaaatagCAATTCTTAAGAGCAAGAACACCACCGCCATAAAAGATTCTACCAATAAGAAGTTTCATAATAAGAGAGGCAGATGGAGAGACTTAGAAGGAGAGAGGTGGATGGAAAGAGTTGGATGGAGACATACTCTAGCCTTTGGAATATCCAATTTCActtaaatgattattttttagttgAATGCTCAGTTTTACTTGAAATGTTGTCATTTGTCAAGAGCTTGGGATCAAagtgattattatttttatttttttgaaaaaacggGATCGAAGTGATTTAATCTTAAGAAAACCATCTATATCGCGTACGTTTGTTTTCCGCACTTCCTATTCTAAAATACAaatagagctgtaaaaagggccttaaggggccggccctttaagggacggacccacttattcctgattattaattttatttaaattttaaacacagtttttttagggtgccgatcgtggacagtgctgattgaagaaaacgagaataagttcacgacactagaaaaattgtttaaaatttaaataaaattaataatcaggaataagtgggtccgccccttaaagggccggccccttaaggccctttttacagctctacaaataatatgaaaaaagtaaatattgaTAATAAGAcacttaattttgtttttaataacttgtaaatcatatatattcaagataattacacatgaatgaaaGGTAAATGAGCAACAAACTTGTGCCGTTTACCTTTTTTAGATGACAATACCAATTCAGTTAATTAAATTCAGTTTTGTATCAAGTGAAAATTCATGTGACCCttaattaaattcaaaaaacTTGTTAGCAATCTTCAAGGTTGTATCAAGTGAAAATTCAGCTTTTTATATATGCTTGAAAGATATGcatattttgtatatatgtTCCTCCCATTCCACAACAGGTTTTGAGACCTGTAAAACCTGCATGGAGGTGTTCAATGTCACCTTGTTTAGTCGTGTAAAGGGAAGGTTTCAGCTTCATGAATTATTCGTCATAGAAATTTTCGATGTCCTTATTTATTGAAGAATTCTACATCAAGCATTGTGGCTCCGGCCACATTACTCGATTGTAGATATTTTAATGACCTTTGGTTACTTTCAGGTATTGGTTGCAAACACAACTTTATTTTCTTATCTCAGTTTATATGCATGAAATAGATAATAGACTGTGACATTGAAATTTTGTTTCACTGGTAAGACTGATATTTTACATTAatacattgatttttatttcattGCATAGTTAAAAGAAATCTCCAAAGGTTTCATTCACTACTAAGACACGAGACACTAAATTTAGGGATGGTGTATGATCCTTCTAATATAGCCTTGGTAATCCATCTATGTGCAGCTTCAGTAGAATGATATCCATCCCAGCTAACATATTTTGAAGGATCATCACATGCAATCACTTCTGAGCTTCCACATAGTGCTGTATCATTGTAATTGTAAGGACCTCCACCTCCACAACATACTTTAAAAGCATTTCCATCAAATCCTGTAACAATATTCAATCAAATCCTTGTATCACTTTTCAATGATTTGGTTATATACTTAAAAATCACGGCATAGAGATTCTCTAGATAATACTAAAACTAAATGTGAAAGTAACCAAACCTAAAATTTAGTTCCATTGTAAACTATTGATTCATGTTATCTAACCAGACTATTACCGATAGTTCACAAAGACACGAACTGTTTGTGAACTATCCGTCACAGTTTTTTTTCAGTTCGGTTTAGCTCAACAAAACCAGAGGACTCAACCTTTATATTAGTTCGGTTTAGAACAAACAAATAACAGTACGGTTAAGTTTTGCTGAATTGTTGTAAGGTTCGGTTCAATTTGGTTTCCTTAACGAACAGAACCATAACAAGTCATAAATATGACTAAACTTTTATGCTCTCTTGAAGCACAGACACATTCCTCTGACATAAAAAGCTAGGAAGATTAGAGGACAGACTTACCATATTGTTCTGGAGATTTGTAATACTGCAATGCAGCATTGAAATAATCTGCATAGATGATATTAGTAAACGGATATAGCCCTCGAAGCCTATTTAGTTCGATACGAAGCTTCTCATTATGGTATTCGAAAAACTCGTTTAACCATATCAAACATCCAGCTTGGTCATACTCCTCTTTGTTTGTAGTTGCAAACATAGTTAAATAGGCTGGATTGCACCCAAGTGGTAAACTTCCAGGAACCAAAATTGTTACAGCTCCTAAATCAATCAACTTCTGTGTAAACTCATAAATTAACCAATGATTAGAAAATGAGTTAAgcaggagaaaaaaaaaaatcacaagtgAATCTGTGGTTTCTCATAGCAAACTTAGGCCtactaatattaatttatttgagcttatctactggcaTAACCATTTCTGAGATTATTTGAGAGAGCTTAAATTATGACTagtccataagctgttttcaaccTATTTTCACAAGCTCTCCAGGAtttgcttatgaaaataacttagaAGTTGTTTTCAACCTACTAAGAGTAGTCTGACTCTCACTATTTCATTGATTCCAATGTGATTTGAGCTTGACAAAGTTATTTGAATAGCTACTACTTAACCAGTTAACCTTCAAATTAAGACTGAATTAAATTCTTACCTTGATTGCTGAAGTGATTACAGATATTATTGGTGGTACATAAGTAATAAGATCTCCTAAagcatttttatcaaacaagggAAAACCATAATCATTGCCTCCAATCTCTCCCACAATAAACAAGGAGCTCCCAAAAACTTCTTTGCAGCCTACAAGAATGAAATCCCATAAACCAGAATTACCAATCTAAACAGTGAAAGAAGAAGCaaagtaacaaatattttaaagagATCACTTAAACATTTCATAAATCATATCCTTACTACATTACTGAATAATTTCATTACTAAATCATCAATTTGATTCTTAAACTATCAATGACTCTTCTATTTAGTCCTTGAactataaaaatacaaaaaaaatgttttttcacatcaaaaaattaaataagcaATTATAGGAACAAAATATGAGAAAGTGAAGAGTAGGTAACTTCACTTGAAGAAGAATTGCATAGAGAAGGCAACAATTCCTTGAACCAATCTAACTGAACCATCAGAGAGTAATTTGCAGTTACTTCAACAGTAAACCCTTTCTCTTCAAAGAAACTTCTATCCAAAGCAGTAGCTCCAGCAACAGCAAAATTCACTCCATGTTCCTCCACTTCACCATCTTTGAAACCCAGATAAGGTTTCACATACGGAAGCCCAAAAGACTCAGCTTCACACAAACCCAACACCATAAAAAAcatatcatcatcaacaacatcaaAGAGACAGAGTTGGTTATAaagaatgaatttttattttgggtaCATATAAAGAATGAATTTTTATCAAAGATTaaagtgaaaaagaaaatggGTATGATGGAAATTGTGTGATACCTATGAAATCAATGATGAGACGGCCATCAGAGCATCTTCCAGTAGGGTGATGAAAATGGGTTTCACCATAAGGAGGAAGCAGACAATTGGGGCTCTGTGGTGAAGAAATGAAATTCAAATTGCCTGTATCAGTAAGAGAATCTCCGAAGCTGAAGATTGATGTGTAGCAGCTTGTAACAGAAGTGGCAAAAACCAGTGGAAGCACAAGAAACAACCATCGTTGTTGTAGTGACCAAGCCATTATTTGGTTTGTTACTGATTGAACAATACATTATACATCTGTTCTATTGAGTGTCCGCTTTGATATAATTGTCCACGTTTTAATTGATAACTGATAAAGACAGAATCATATACAGCACATTGGATAAGTTTCGGTGTTTGTCTAATGATgcttgtttgtttatttattggtatattcatgtttcaaaagaaattattttttggtattatTGGTAGATTTATTGGTAAACTTTTCAattcaatgttaaaacttctcacatggtttttgtttttttttttttttttggtattaaccctctggttcttaGGGGAAATGAATCCTACTAATCCAGAGTTCGGTCGTGAGGTAAGTAAACTATGGTAAAAAATTGTTCTCTCATGGTTGTTgttttttaaacaacaaaaacatgaaTTAAAATCTACATAGTTATTGTTATTAATTGAGTTTGGATTTGCTCTTAAAAACTAGCTCAAATGATAAGGTGTCCTACTCCTAACACATATATAGATTGCACAATCCAAAAACCTTGACAATGTTGAACTCAAATGCAACTTCAGTAATTGTTAAAGACTGCAGCAAGTGAAAACTCAGTTTTGTATACATGCTTGAAAGATATGTATGCTTTGGTATACTACAAGTAAAAAGtacattttttcttatattcaGAACTAGAGAGACTATGTATTAGTCGCAGCCTGACAGGTAAAATGCTCTAGCTATTGAAATATCCATATCCATAGCTCACATTCATGGAGCACAAGGACCTAAATTGAGGGACAGAACATGGTCCGTTAATGATACCATCAGCGATCAATCCATATGCGGCCTCAGTCAAATGAAGACCATCCCATGAAATATACTTAGAAGGATCATCACAAGCAATCACGCCTGGGTTACCACAAGGTTCTGATCCATTGTAATTATATGGACCTCCCTTTCCACAACATGATTTGAAACCTGTAAAACCTGCATTGGCATCAAATTGTAAATCATATCACAATAGTTATGAAATAGATTTGGATTACAAGTATGTATTGTGGGTCTATATTGTTAATTTCACCGTCCAATCTTACGGTGAAGAttgtttaataataatttagtgAAAGTAAATGTAAACCGACGAATCTCAAATCAATGGCCAAGTTCAAATTCATCGTGTAACTGTGGGATTTTATACAGCAAGAGATCCAGGTCCTTAAGAAACGATGTCCTAGACTAATAATCCattttttataaactcttcATACATGGACTTTGCACAATACAATGTGTCTATATTCTAGGAAATTTGGGTCAGACTTAAGTCAATCCTATAAAACTTCATGTCTAGGACTAGAAAACTCTGATACCATGTGATCCATAGAATATCGAATACACTCTATatcatcttaaaattttgattatatttaacGCAGCTCTACAAAACCAATTTGTATAAAGTGAGAGATGtctcccacttataaacatatttcaGAACCATATCTCATTTAATGTGGACTCTTAACAAACTTTTGAAGTTGTTCTATGAAAGCATATTTTGAGATAAAGTTGTACTAATTTACAGTAGGAGTTGAGAAAGTTGAATTACCAAATTTTGTGGGATGATGATATAATGGCAATGCAGCATTGTAATAATCAGCATAGATGATATTAGCATGAGGATGAATTCCTCTTAGTCTTTGTATCTCATATTGGAGCTTCTGGTTATAAAATTCAGAAAATTCGTTTAACCACTTCAAGCAACCAGCTGAATCATATTGGTTCTTATCTGTGGTTTCATACTTTGTTAAATAGATTGCAAAGCATCCCAATGGGAAATTCCCAGGGACCATGAGGTTGCTTGCCCCTAGATCAATCAACTCCTGTGAAgacacaaaatataaaattaactaTGCTTGGAAagctaaaattaaaatactaggAATTTAGTCATATAATAGAATTTGTAAAAGAATCTCGTGAGCCTATCTCAGTTGgcagggacattgcattatatatgcagggggtcagggttcgaactccggtcatcccacttatccaccttaagcgtgaaatttttaaccactaggctacttaaccgaaaaaatagaaataatctTACGTTGactctgtcaaaaaaaaagaagaagaaaataatcttaCATTGATTGTTGAAGTTATTGCATTGATTACATTTGGCACATATGTTTTAATCTCTGCTATGCTCTTGtgtaaaaataaaggataattGAAGTCGT
Coding sequences within it:
- the LOC123897724 gene encoding 40S ribosomal protein S27-2, with the protein product MVLQNDIDLLNPPAELEKRKHKLKRLVQSPNSFFMDVKCQGCFNITTVFSHSQTVVVCGNCQTVLCQPTGGRARLTEGCSFRKKGD
- the LOC123897296 gene encoding GDSL esterase/lipase At1g28600-like isoform X1 → MAWSLQQRWLFLVLPLVFATSVTSCYTSIFSFGDSLTDTGNLNFISSPQSPNCLLPPYGETHFHHPTGRCSDGRLIIDFIAESFGLPYVKPYLGFKDGEVEEHGVNFAVAGATALDRSFFEEKGFTVEVTANYSLMVQLDWFKELLPSLCNSSSSEGCKEVFGSSLFIVGEIGGNDYGFPLFDKNALGDLITYVPPIISVITSAIKKLIDLGAVTILVPGSLPLGCNPAYLTMFATTNKEEYDQAGCLIWLNEFFEYHNEKLRIELNRLRGLYPFTNIIYADYFNAALQYYKSPEQYGFDGNAFKVCCGGGGPYNYNDTALCGSSEVIACDDPSKYVSWDGYHSTEAAHRWITKAILEGSYTIPKFSVSCLSSE
- the LOC123897296 gene encoding GDSL esterase/lipase At1g28600-like isoform X2, yielding MAWSLQQRWLFLVLPLVFATSVTSCYTSIFSFGDSLTDTGNLNFISSPQSPNCLLPPYGETHFHHPTGRCSDGRLIIDFIAESFGLPYVKPYLGFKDGEVEEHGVNFAVAGATALDRSFFEEKGFTVEVTANYSLMVQLDWFKELLPSLCNSSSSCKEVFGSSLFIVGEIGGNDYGFPLFDKNALGDLITYVPPIISVITSAIKKLIDLGAVTILVPGSLPLGCNPAYLTMFATTNKEEYDQAGCLIWLNEFFEYHNEKLRIELNRLRGLYPFTNIIYADYFNAALQYYKSPEQYGFDGNAFKVCCGGGGPYNYNDTALCGSSEVIACDDPSKYVSWDGYHSTEAAHRWITKAILEGSYTIPKFSVSCLSSE
- the LOC123897295 gene encoding GDSL esterase/lipase At1g28610-like isoform X2 codes for the protein MTSYQQRCTTITLLLQLLLLITTTSPPLLTKAECSSYSSIFSFGDSLADTGNLYFSSHQPSDHCFFPPYGETYFHHPSNRCSDGRLMIDFIAEWLGIPMLKPYLGIKNGELEDLSVNEGVNFAVIGATALEDSFFEERGIHNTVTNYSLKVQLNWFKDLLPTLCNSSKSCHEVFGNSLFLVGEIGGNDFNYPLFLHKSIAEIKTYVPNVINAITSTINELIDLGASNLMVPGNFPLGCFAIYLTKYETTDKNQYDSAGCLKWLNEFSEFYNQKLQYEIQRLRGIHPHANIIYADYYNAALPLYHHPTKFGFKSCCGKGGPYNYNGSEPCGNPGVIACDDPSKYISWDGLHLTEAAYGLIADGIINGPCSVPQFRSLCSMNVSYGYGYFNS
- the LOC123897295 gene encoding GDSL esterase/lipase At1g28610-like isoform X1 → MTSYQQRCTTITLLLQLLLLITTTSPPLLTKAECSSYSSIFSFGDSLADTGNLYFSSHQPSDHCFFPPYGETYFHHPSNRCSDGRLMIDFIAEWLGIPMLKPYLGIKNGELEDLSVNEGVNFAVIGATALEDSFFEERGIHNTVTNYSLKVQLNWFKDLLPTLCNSSKSCHEVFGNSLFLVGEIGGNDFNYPLFLHKSIAEIKTYVPNVINAITSTINELIDLGASNLMVPGNFPLGCFAIYLTKYETTDKNQYDSAGCLKWLNEFSEFYNQKLQYEIQRLRGIHPHANIIYADYYNAALPLYHHPTKFGFTGFKSCCGKGGPYNYNGSEPCGNPGVIACDDPSKYISWDGLHLTEAAYGLIADGIINGPCSVPQFRSLCSMNVSYGYGYFNS